CGGGACGGCGTGAACTCGACCTGCTGCTCAAAGAAATGGAGAACATGGAACGCCGGGCGCCGACGCCGGGCTACGACTTCTCCGAGATCCGCAGGAAACTCGGTCTCGACTGACGCAACCCCTCGGCAGACAGACCCTCCTCCCGCAACCGGGACCGGCTCCAGGTGCGCGATTCGTGATGGCTGGGGCGAGCGAGCCCCGTTCAGCAGCGTCAGTCGGACAGGCGCTCGATGCGGGCACCGAGGGCAGCGAGTTTTTCTTCGATGCGCTCGTAGCCACGGTCGAGATGGTAGACCCGGTGGACGAGGGTCTCGCCGCGGGCCGCCAGCCCGGCGAGAACCAGGCAGGCGGAGGCGCGCAGGTCGGAGGCGGTGACCTCGGCGCCGGTCAGGGGGGTGGGGCCTTCCACCGTTGCCAGGTTGCCGGCCAGCTCGATGGAGGCGCCCATGCGGCGCAGCTCGGGGACGTGCATGAAGCGCTGCTCGAAGATCGTCTCGCGGATGCGGCTGCTGCCGCCGGCCTGGCTCATCAGCACCATGTACTGGGCCTGCAGGTCGGTGGGGAAGCCGGGGTAGGGCTGGGTCTCCATGTCGCGGGCGCGCAAGGGCCGACCGTTGCCGATGCGGATCCAGCCGTCGCCCACTTCCAGGCGCAGGCCCACCTCGCCCAGGTGGGAGGTCACGGCCTCCAGGTGGGCGGGCTCCACATCTTCGAGGGTCACCCTGCCCCCGGTGATGGCGGCGGCGACCAGGTAGGTGCCGGCCTCGATGCGGTCGGGCACCACCCTGTGCTCGGCTCCGCCCAGGGCGTCGACGCCCTCGATCTCGATGGTGTCGCTGCCGGCCCCTTCGATCCGGGCGCCCATGGCGGTCAGCAGCCGGGCCAGGTCCACCACCTCCGGCTCCCGGGCGGCATTCTCGAGCACGGTGGTGCCCCGGGCCAGGCAGGCGGCCATCATCAGGTTCTCGGTGCCGGTGACCGTCACCTCGTCGAAGTGGATCCGGGCGCCGGTCAGCCGCGGGCAGACCGCCTCCACGTAGCCGTGTTCGAGGCGAATCTCCGCGCCCAGGCGCTCGAGTCCCGTGA
The sequence above is drawn from the Acidobacteriota bacterium genome and encodes:
- the murA gene encoding UDP-N-acetylglucosamine 1-carboxyvinyltransferase; translation: MDRLRIEGGRALSGSVRISGAKNAALPCLAASLLTGGEVRLDNVPDVWDVDSLIRLLGRLGTRCERLGRHRWALATEQIGTFEAPYELVRKMRASVLVLGPLLARHGRARVSLPGGCAIGARPIDRHLTGLERLGAEIRLEHGYVEAVCPRLTGARIHFDEVTVTGTENLMMAACLARGTTVLENAAREPEVVDLARLLTAMGARIEGAGSDTIEIEGVDALGGAEHRVVPDRIEAGTYLVAAAITGGRVTLEDVEPAHLEAVTSHLGEVGLRLEVGDGWIRIGNGRPLRARDMETQPYPGFPTDLQAQYMVLMSQAGGSSRIRETIFEQRFMHVPELRRMGASIELAGNLATVEGPTPLTGAEVTASDLRASACLVLAGLAARGETLVHRVYHLDRGYERIEEKLAALGARIERLSD